In Streptomyces sp. NBC_00483, a single window of DNA contains:
- a CDS encoding citrate synthase 2 — protein MSDLTPGFVPGLEGVVAFETEIAEPDKEGGALRYRGVDIEDLVGHVSFGNVWGLLVDGAFDPGLPPAEPFPIPVHSGDIRVDVQSALAMLAPVWGLKPLLDIDEQRARDDLARAAVMALSYVAQSARGQGLPMVPQREIDKADTVVERFMKRWRGEPDPKHVAAVDAYWTSAAEHGMNASTFTARVIASTGADVAGALSGAVGAMSGPLHGGAPSRVLGMIEEIERTGDAEAYVRRALDNGERLMGFGHRVYRAEDPRARVLRRTARELGAPRFEVAEALEKAALAELHARRPDRVLATNVEFWAAIVLDFAEVPAHMFTSMFTCARTAGWSAHILEQKRTGRLVRPSARYVGPESRPPQEIGGYGDIAR, from the coding sequence ATGTCCGACCTCACCCCCGGCTTTGTTCCAGGCCTCGAAGGTGTCGTCGCGTTCGAGACCGAGATCGCCGAACCGGACAAGGAAGGCGGCGCCCTGCGCTATCGCGGCGTCGACATCGAGGATCTGGTCGGCCACGTGTCGTTCGGGAATGTCTGGGGGCTGCTGGTCGACGGCGCCTTCGACCCGGGCCTGCCGCCGGCCGAGCCGTTCCCGATCCCCGTCCACTCCGGTGACATCCGCGTCGACGTGCAGTCGGCGCTCGCCATGCTCGCCCCTGTGTGGGGCCTGAAGCCGCTGCTCGACATCGACGAGCAGCGGGCCCGCGACGACCTCGCGCGGGCCGCCGTCATGGCCCTGTCGTACGTCGCGCAGTCCGCGCGCGGGCAGGGTCTGCCGATGGTGCCGCAGCGGGAGATCGACAAGGCGGACACCGTCGTCGAGCGGTTCATGAAGCGCTGGCGCGGGGAGCCGGACCCGAAGCATGTCGCGGCCGTCGACGCGTACTGGACGTCGGCCGCCGAACACGGCATGAACGCCTCTACGTTCACGGCCCGCGTCATCGCCTCGACCGGGGCCGATGTGGCGGGTGCGCTGTCCGGGGCCGTCGGCGCCATGTCCGGGCCGCTGCACGGCGGTGCGCCGTCCAGGGTGCTCGGCATGATCGAGGAGATCGAGCGGACCGGGGACGCCGAGGCGTACGTCCGCAGGGCGCTCGACAACGGTGAGCGGCTCATGGGGTTCGGGCACCGGGTGTACCGGGCGGAGGACCCTCGCGCGCGTGTACTTCGGCGTACGGCGCGGGAGTTGGGGGCACCGAGGTTCGAGGTGGCCGAGGCGCTGGAGAAGGCGGCGTTGGCGGAGTTGCACGCGCGGCGGCCCGACCGGGTGCTTGCCACGAACGTGGAGTTCTGGGCGGCGATCGTGCTGGACTTCGCGGAGGTGCCGGCGCACATGTTCACGTCGATGTTCACGTGCGCCCGTACGGCGGGGTGGTCGGCCCACATCCTGGAGCAGAAGCGCACGGGCCGCCTCGTCCGCCCCTCGGCCCGCTACGTGGGCCCGGAGTCACGTCCTCCGCAGGAGATCGGCGGTTACGGCGACATCGCCCGTTAG
- a CDS encoding metal-dependent transcriptional regulator produces the protein MSGLIDTTEMYLRTILELEEEGVVPMRARIAERLDQSGPTVSQTVARMERDGLVAVAADRHLELTDEGRRLATRVMRKHRLAECLLVDVIGLEWEQVHAEACRWEHVMSEAVERRVLELLRHPTESPYGNPIPGLEELGEKDGANPFLDEGMVSLSDLDPGAEGKTVVVRRIGEPIQTDAQLMYTLRRAGVQPGSVVSVTQSPGGVLVGSSGEAAELEAEIASHVFVAKR, from the coding sequence ATGTCCGGACTGATCGACACCACGGAGATGTACCTCCGCACCATCCTCGAGCTGGAGGAGGAAGGTGTGGTCCCCATGCGCGCCCGGATCGCCGAGCGGCTCGACCAGAGCGGGCCGACGGTGAGCCAGACCGTGGCCCGCATGGAGCGGGACGGGCTGGTCGCCGTGGCGGCCGACCGGCACCTGGAGCTGACCGACGAGGGCCGGCGGCTCGCGACGCGCGTGATGCGCAAGCACCGGCTCGCCGAGTGTCTGCTCGTGGACGTGATCGGCCTGGAGTGGGAGCAGGTGCACGCGGAGGCCTGTCGCTGGGAGCACGTGATGAGCGAGGCGGTGGAGCGCCGCGTCCTCGAGCTGCTCCGGCACCCGACGGAGTCGCCGTACGGGAACCCGATCCCGGGCCTGGAGGAGCTGGGCGAGAAGGACGGGGCGAACCCGTTCCTGGACGAGGGGATGGTCTCGCTGTCCGACCTCGACCCGGGCGCCGAGGGCAAGACGGTCGTGGTGCGCCGCATCGGCGAGCCGATCCAGACGGACGCGCAGCTGATGTACACGCTGCGCCGGGCGGGCGTGCAGCCCGGTTCGGTGGTCAGCGTGACGCAGTCGCCGGGCGGGGTGCTCGTCGGCAGCAGCGGCGAGGCGGCGGAGCTGGAGGCGGAGATCGCCTCGCACGTCTTCGTGGCGAAGCGCTGA
- a CDS encoding alpha/beta fold hydrolase codes for MARRIDVTGAGGIHLAAWEFADPPKTGEVGHNPGVLLLHGLMGRASHWAGTTRWLAERHRAVALDQRGHGQSDKPPEGPFDREAYVLDAEEALVQLGLEPAVLIGHSMGALTAWQLAARRPDLVRGLVICDMRASALGTASQREWEDWFKAWPLPFATLADVRKWFGEDDPWVERPNPARGEFYAEVMTETPDGWRPVFSRRQMLEARSTWVFDAHWEELAAVQCPALVLRGLDGELGRAEAQEMVRVLPRGVYAEVADAGHLVHYDQPEAWRSAVEPFLDGVLAEL; via the coding sequence ATGGCACGGCGCATCGACGTGACCGGGGCAGGCGGGATCCACCTGGCTGCCTGGGAGTTCGCCGACCCGCCCAAGACGGGCGAGGTCGGGCACAATCCCGGAGTTCTGCTGCTGCACGGGCTCATGGGGCGGGCGTCCCACTGGGCGGGGACGACGCGCTGGCTGGCCGAGCGACATCGCGCGGTCGCCCTTGACCAGCGCGGGCACGGGCAGAGCGACAAGCCGCCGGAAGGCCCGTTCGACCGGGAGGCGTACGTCCTGGACGCGGAGGAGGCACTGGTCCAGCTGGGCCTGGAGCCGGCCGTCCTCATCGGGCACTCCATGGGAGCGCTCACGGCGTGGCAGCTCGCCGCCCGCCGGCCGGACCTCGTCCGCGGCCTGGTCATCTGCGACATGCGGGCCTCCGCGCTCGGGACGGCCTCCCAGCGGGAGTGGGAGGACTGGTTCAAGGCGTGGCCGCTGCCGTTCGCGACGCTCGCGGACGTACGGAAGTGGTTCGGGGAGGACGACCCCTGGGTCGAGCGGCCCAACCCGGCGCGCGGAGAGTTCTACGCCGAGGTGATGACGGAGACGCCGGACGGCTGGCGGCCGGTGTTCTCGCGGCGCCAGATGCTGGAGGCGCGGTCGACGTGGGTGTTCGACGCGCACTGGGAGGAGCTGGCGGCGGTGCAGTGCCCGGCGCTTGTGCTGCGCGGGCTGGACGGGGAGCTGGGGCGGGCGGAGGCGCAGGAGATGGTTCGGGTGTTGCCTCGGGGTGTGTACGCGGAGGTGGCCGACGCCGGGCATCTCGTGCACTACGACCAGCCGGAGGCGTGGCGCTCCGCGGTGGAGCCGTTCCTTGACGGGGTCTTGGCGGAGTTGTGA
- a CDS encoding enoyl-CoA hydratase family protein — MAVESALGDLVTHAHERGVTTLTLDSPANRNALSSALVGELGDRLRDADKDRDVRAVVLTHTGGTFCAGADLRDPPDPDALVGLLRQIVELGKPVVARVDGHVRAGGLGLVGACDIAAASAASSFAFTEVRIGVAPAVISMPLLPRVDPRAVARYYLTGERFDAAEAARIGLVTVAGEGVDEVLAPVVEGLRKSSPEGLAETKKLLTVKVLEAFDRDAESLTALSARLFGSAQAREGMTAFLERRDAAWVL, encoded by the coding sequence ATGGCTGTTGAGAGTGCGCTCGGCGACCTGGTGACGCACGCCCACGAACGTGGCGTCACCACCCTCACCCTCGACTCGCCCGCCAACCGCAACGCCCTGTCGTCGGCCCTCGTCGGCGAGCTGGGGGACCGGCTGCGCGACGCGGACAAGGACCGCGACGTACGCGCCGTCGTCCTCACCCACACCGGCGGCACCTTCTGCGCGGGCGCCGACCTGCGGGATCCTCCGGATCCGGACGCGCTGGTGGGACTGCTGCGGCAGATCGTGGAGTTGGGTAAGCCGGTCGTCGCGCGGGTCGACGGGCACGTGCGGGCGGGCGGCCTGGGGCTGGTGGGGGCGTGCGACATCGCGGCGGCTTCAGCGGCATCGTCGTTCGCCTTCACCGAGGTACGCATCGGGGTCGCGCCCGCCGTGATCTCGATGCCGCTGCTGCCGCGCGTCGATCCGCGGGCGGTGGCCCGGTATTACCTGACGGGTGAGCGCTTCGACGCGGCGGAGGCGGCGCGGATCGGGCTCGTGACGGTGGCGGGGGAGGGGGTGGACGAGGTGTTGGCGCCGGTCGTGGAAGGGCTACGCAAATCCTCCCCCGAGGGCCTGGCCGAGACGAAGAAGCTGCTCACGGTTAAGGTCCTGGAGGCCTTCGACCGGGACGCGGAGTCTCTGACGGCGCTGTCCGCGCGGCTGTTCGGCTCCGCGCAGGCCCGCGAGGGCATGACTGCCTTTCTCGAACGACGGGATGCCGCATGGGTGTTGTGA
- the pdxH gene encoding pyridoxamine 5'-phosphate oxidase — protein MREQYRAKNGGLLEGDLALHPMEQFTRWFKQAAAPGSPLPEPNAMVVSTADAEGRPSSRTVLLKSYDGAGFVFYTNYGSRKARDLSVNPHVALLFPWHPMGRQVLVTGTAERTSRAETEAYFRTRPHGSQLGAWASAQSSVVASREELDARYAELAARHPEGTAVPVPPHWGGYRITPVTIEFWQGRENRLHDRLRYVRETTWRVERLSP, from the coding sequence ATGCGCGAGCAGTACCGCGCCAAGAACGGCGGCCTGCTGGAGGGGGACCTCGCCCTGCACCCGATGGAGCAGTTCACGCGCTGGTTCAAACAGGCGGCGGCCCCGGGCTCCCCGCTGCCCGAGCCCAACGCCATGGTCGTCTCCACCGCCGACGCCGAGGGCCGGCCCAGCTCCCGCACGGTGCTGCTCAAGTCGTACGACGGGGCGGGCTTCGTCTTCTACACCAACTACGGCTCCCGCAAGGCACGGGACCTCTCCGTCAACCCGCACGTCGCGCTGCTCTTCCCCTGGCACCCGATGGGGCGCCAGGTCCTGGTGACCGGGACGGCGGAGCGTACGTCGCGGGCCGAGACGGAGGCGTACTTCCGCACGCGCCCGCACGGCTCCCAGCTGGGCGCGTGGGCCAGCGCGCAGTCGTCCGTGGTCGCCTCGCGGGAGGAACTCGACGCGCGCTACGCGGAGCTGGCGGCGCGCCACCCGGAGGGCACCGCGGTCCCGGTACCACCCCACTGGGGCGGCTACCGGATCACGCCGGTGACCATCGAATTCTGGCAGGGCCGCGAAAACCGCCTCCACGACCGCCTCCGCTACGTCCGCGAGACCACGTGGCGAGTGGAACGCCTCAGCCCGTGA
- a CDS encoding TetR/AcrR family transcriptional regulator translates to MGVVTLPKQDRSRVTRQRLLESAVACLAAHGWGGSTVSVVAEHAGVSRGAAQHHFPTREDLFTAAVEYVAEERSTALRGLRPQGRAEAVAALVDLYTGPLFRAALHLWVAASNEPQLGGRVTELEARVGRETHRIAVELLGADESLPGVREVVQGLLDMARGLGLANLLTDDRGRRERVVSEWAGIVERSLG, encoded by the coding sequence ATGGGTGTTGTGACGCTGCCGAAGCAGGACCGTTCGCGGGTGACGCGGCAACGGCTCCTGGAGTCCGCGGTCGCCTGCCTCGCCGCGCACGGCTGGGGCGGCTCCACGGTCTCCGTCGTCGCCGAGCACGCCGGCGTCTCGCGCGGCGCCGCCCAGCACCACTTCCCTACCCGGGAGGACCTGTTCACCGCGGCCGTCGAGTACGTCGCCGAGGAGCGGTCCACCGCTCTGCGGGGGCTGCGTCCGCAGGGGCGGGCGGAGGCGGTGGCGGCGCTCGTCGACCTCTACACGGGGCCGTTGTTCCGGGCGGCGCTGCACTTGTGGGTGGCCGCGTCGAACGAGCCGCAACTGGGTGGGCGGGTGACCGAGTTGGAGGCACGGGTCGGGCGCGAGACCCACCGGATCGCGGTGGAGCTGCTGGGCGCGGACGAGTCCCTGCCGGGGGTGCGGGAGGTCGTCCAGGGCCTCCTCGACATGGCCCGCGGCCTCGGCCTCGCGAACCTCCTCACGGACGACAGGGGGCGGCGGGAGCGGGTGGTGTCCGAGTGGGCCGGAATCGTGGAACGCTCACTGGGCTGA
- a CDS encoding 4-coumarate--CoA ligase family protein: protein MYVSEYADVAVVDEPIHDAVLGGAAARGDAPALVDGVAGTTLSYAGLDGFHRKVAAGLADAGVRKGDVVALHSPNTIAYPVAFYGATRAGASVTTVHPLSTPEEFAKQLRDSSANWIVTITPLVESARAAAELAGGVREIFVCDPTGTSGHRSLIDMLGTAAPEPVVEIDPAEDVAALPYSSGTTGTPKGVMLTHRNIATNLAQLQPVLPTGPGDRILAVLPFFHIYGLTALMNGPLRQGSTVVVLPRFDLETFLGAIEKHRITHLYVAPPIVLALAKHPAVEGYDLSSLRHVISAAAPLDGELARACARRLGLPPVGQAYGMTELSPGTHVVPYDAKNPPPGAVGRLIASTEMRIVSLDDPAKDVAPGEPGEVLIRGPQVMKGYLGRPDATADMIDTEGWLRTGDVGRVDADGWLFVVDRVKELIKYKGFQVAPADLEAVLLAHEGIADAAVIGVLDDDGNEVPKAFVVRADPALGADAVMAYVAERVAPYKKIRRVAFIDGVPRAASGKILRRELREI, encoded by the coding sequence GTGTACGTGAGTGAGTACGCGGACGTCGCGGTCGTCGACGAGCCCATCCACGACGCCGTGCTCGGGGGTGCGGCCGCCCGCGGCGACGCCCCCGCCCTCGTCGACGGGGTGGCCGGCACCACCCTCTCGTACGCCGGGCTCGACGGGTTCCACCGCAAGGTGGCGGCCGGGCTCGCCGACGCGGGCGTGCGCAAGGGCGACGTGGTGGCGCTGCACAGCCCCAACACGATCGCCTACCCGGTGGCGTTCTACGGCGCCACGCGCGCGGGCGCCTCCGTGACCACCGTGCACCCGCTGTCCACGCCGGAGGAGTTCGCGAAGCAACTGCGCGACTCGTCCGCGAACTGGATCGTCACCATCACCCCGCTCGTCGAGTCGGCCCGCGCGGCGGCCGAACTCGCGGGCGGCGTACGGGAGATATTCGTCTGCGACCCGACGGGAACCTCGGGCCACCGCTCGCTGATCGACATGCTCGGCACCGCGGCGCCGGAACCTGTCGTGGAGATCGATCCCGCCGAGGACGTGGCCGCGCTTCCGTACTCGTCCGGCACCACCGGCACGCCCAAGGGCGTCATGCTCACCCACCGCAACATCGCCACGAACCTCGCCCAGCTCCAGCCCGTCCTCCCGACGGGCCCCGGCGACCGCATCCTCGCCGTCCTGCCCTTCTTCCACATCTACGGCCTCACGGCGCTCATGAACGGCCCGCTGCGGCAGGGCTCCACCGTCGTCGTGCTGCCCCGCTTCGACCTCGAAACGTTCCTCGGGGCGATCGAGAAGCACCGCATCACCCACCTGTACGTCGCCCCGCCGATCGTCCTCGCCCTCGCGAAACACCCGGCCGTGGAGGGCTACGACCTGTCGTCCCTACGTCATGTCATCAGCGCCGCCGCGCCCCTCGACGGCGAACTCGCCCGCGCCTGCGCGCGCCGCCTCGGCCTGCCGCCCGTCGGCCAGGCCTACGGCATGACGGAGCTCTCGCCCGGCACCCACGTCGTCCCGTACGACGCGAAGAACCCGCCACCTGGCGCCGTGGGCAGGCTCATCGCCTCGACCGAGATGCGGATCGTGTCCCTCGACGACCCGGCGAAGGACGTGGCGCCCGGCGAGCCCGGCGAGGTCCTGATCCGGGGGCCGCAGGTCATGAAGGGCTACCTCGGCCGCCCCGACGCCACTGCCGACATGATCGACACCGAGGGCTGGCTGCGCACCGGGGACGTCGGGCGCGTCGACGCGGACGGCTGGCTGTTCGTCGTCGACCGAGTGAAGGAACTCATCAAGTACAAGGGTTTCCAGGTCGCCCCCGCCGACCTGGAGGCGGTGCTGCTCGCCCACGAGGGCATCGCCGACGCGGCGGTCATCGGCGTCCTCGACGACGACGGCAACGAGGTGCCGAAGGCGTTCGTCGTGCGCGCGGACCCGGCGCTCGGCGCGGACGCGGTGATGGCATACGTCGCCGAACGCGTCGCCCCGTACAAGAAGATCCGCCGCGTGGCGTTCATCGACGGGGTGCCGCGCGCGGCCTCCGGGAAGATCTTGCGCCGCGAACTCAGGGAGATCTGA